Genomic DNA from Coregonus clupeaformis isolate EN_2021a chromosome 26, ASM2061545v1, whole genome shotgun sequence:
CTGAAAcgacagtcacacacagcatcagTAGGCTACAGGGAGTCTTGAGCCCCATCCAAAAACAGTGCTTTCGCAAAAAACACACAAATCTGTCACCACTGTCACCTTTAGAGCTGGACTCAGTGACCTGCAGGGCGAAGCCGTAAGAGTTAACAGCGAAGGCATAGTCCCCTCTCTGGTAGTAGACattgcccctctccctcttctgccCAGCCAGGGCGATCCTCTCCTGGGGGGACAGGAGCTCAAGGTCGGGGGCCTCAGTGGCATCCAGCAGCTGGACCTCCAGGGCCAACTCAGCACTGGGAGGCACCTCAGGTGCAAGACTTCCAGTGGTAAAGGCCAGGGCAGGGAGCACACAAGCAGAGAGCAAAGTCAGGACGTGTCCTATAAGCATTGAGCTCTAGATAAGACAGCACCATTTCACTCAATGCTCTTTCTGAGAATGGAAGAGTGCTGAGGCATTTTGCTTTACTCCCATTAAGAGGTGCAGCTACAAAGAATCATATCAGGCACAAGTTCATGATATCTACTCTGACGTCACGAAGGATAGGGAGCACTTCAGAGTTATCTTTATAGGAAATTACAATCTCAGAATAGATGGCTTGTTTGGGTAGCAACAAGACATGTCAGTGAAACCACAAAGAACCAGCAAGATTAAGAAACCCTCCATACCTCCCCAGGGCACCATATGCATATTTAGCATCGGCTTGGACGAGGGCCTTCTCCCCCATTTCCATGAGCTGCACTGTGAGATCCAGAGCCTGCGAGAGCACAGCAGAGTTAAAGCCTGATTACTACACTTCTCATTATCTTAGTTTGGATGCATTGCTTGTGAATATAAAATCGACACTGAACTTAAAATACACATTTCATCCATTTACATTTCTGGGATCAACTAACATCACTACCTTGTATGGAATCCGACAGATCGGATTTGCTTTCACTTAAAATACTGAGTAGAATGTACCTGGATGACATCACCATCTCCCAGAGTGAAAGAGAGCTCAGGTTGCTCTTCTATAAGAGTCCCATCAGCCAGTGAAGTCTTCAGGTGAATCACGACATTCTGGCCTTTCGTGGGCCTGCTGTCTGGCCCATTCCCTGCCTGCAGGACTTTCTTCTTTAGCTGGCCATTACCTGCAAATAGATACAGTCAGGCCATAAATATTTGGACATTGaccaagttattattattttagctgtctaccacagcatattggagttgaaattaaataatgaataagactttcagctttaatttgagggtatttacatccaaatcgggtgaacggtgtaggaattacagcactttttatgtgtgcccccccacctgtacgctcttgttggctggccctcactacatattcgtcgccaaacacactagttccaggtcatctataaatctctgctaggcaaatccccgccttatcttagctcactggtcaccatagcaacacccacccgtagtctgcgctccagcaggtatatctcactggtcatccccaaagccaacacctcctttggccgccattccttccagttctctgctgccaatgactggaacgaactgcaaaaatctctgaagctggagactcttatctccctcactatctttaagcatcagttgtcagagcaccttactgatcactgcacctgtacacagcccatttgtaattagcccacccaactacctcatctccatattgttatttattttgctaatttgcaccccagtatctctatttgcacatcatcttttgcatcatctatcattccagtgttaatacgaaattgtaactattttgcactatggcctatttattgccttacctccataatttactacatttgcacacactgtatatattttttctgttgtaatttttgactatgttttgtttaccccatatgtaactctgtgttgttgtttttaccgcactgctttgctttatcttggccaggtcgcagttgtaaatgagaacttgttctcaactggcttacctggttaaataaaggtttaaaaaaaaaaaattggtggAGGTAGTGTTATGGCGCGGGCATGTATGGCTGCCAATGGAACTGGTTCCCTTGTATTTATTGATGATGTGACTGCTGACAAAAGCAGCAGGATGAATTCTGAAGTGTTTAGGGCTATATTATCTGCTCAGATTCAGCCAAATGCTTCAAAACTCATTGAACGGCACTTCACAGTGCTgatggacaatgacccgaagcacACTACGAAAGCAACCCAATACTTTAAGGCAAAGAAGTGGAATGTTCTGCAATGGCCAAGTCAATCAcatgacctgaatccaattgagcatgcaTTTCACTTGCTGAAGGTAAAATGCCCCAAGAACAAACAGGAACTGAAGACAGCTGCAGTAAAGGCCTGGCAGAGCGTCACCAGGGAAGAAACCCAGCATCTGGTGATGTCtatgggttccagacttcaggcagtcattgactgcaaaggatttgcaaccaagtattaaaactcacaatttaatttatgattgttagtttgtccaattacttttgagcCCCTGAAATTGGAGGGCTGTGTATAAAGATTGTTGTAATTCCTACACGGTTCATACAATAATTTTGACAAAACCCTTAAATGAAAGATAAAAGTCTACACTTAAAGCATATCTTGATTGattcctttcaaatccattgtggtggcgtacagagccaaaatgatgcaaattgtgtcactgtccaaatacttatggacctgactgtacgtGAGAATATAAGCCAAATGGTGATGACGGTCACCCAGTGATGTTCCTTTCTCTTTGACCTAAAAATAGAAAAAGTGAATTTTGTTACCTAGTATATCCATCCATTCGTCTAGTGGAGCTGAAGGGCCAGTGTCTTGGTCCTCTGCAGGAACCTCTGTTTTAGTCTTCTTCCCACCCCCAGCATCTTCCAAAGGAGGAGGGTCGTCATCAATGTCATCATCATCCAGCATCTCAAAGTCTTCCCCACTGTCCAGCAGCGAGGCTTTCCCTGACTTCTTCCCTGAGAGAACCATTTCCGTGTTATCACCTGCACCCTTCACCTCCTCTTTGTCAGTCATCTGTTGAAATGCCTTCAATGTGATTTCGAAATACAGTTGAGAATAAAACAGGGGTATTTCTGTTAGCAGCATAAATTGTGCCTTTAAAATTAAAGGGGTGTTATTGGCTATACACGCTCTGGCATCATCCCGTGCATATTGTTTAGAAATAATGGGTTGCTGTGGTTTGACCAGATTCATCCATGATTCTGGGTCTGGTAAcgttagctacagttgaagtcggaagattacatacaccttagcaaatacatttaaactcagtttttcacaattcctgacattgaaatcctagtaaaaatgcactgtcttaggtcagttaggatcaccactttattttaagaatgtgaaatgtcagaataatagtagagagaattatttcttacagcttttatttctttcatcacattcccagtgggtcagaagtttacatacactcaattagtatttggtagcattgcctttcaaattgtttaacttgggtcaaacgttttgggtagccttccacacgcttcccacaataagttgggtgaattttggcccattcctcctgccagagctggtgtaactgagtcaggtttgtaggtctccttgctcgcacacactttttcagttctgcccacacattttctacaggattgaggtcagggctttgtgatggccactccaataccttgactttgttgtccttaagccattttggcacaactttggaagtatgcttggggtcattgtccatctggaagacccatttgcgaccaagcttcaacttcctgactgatgtcttgagatgttgcttcaatatatccacataattttccttcctcatgatgccatctattttgtgaagtgcaccagtccctcctgcagcaaagcacccccacagcatgatgctgctacccccgtgcttcacagttgggatggtgttcttcggcttgcaagcatctccctttttcctccacacataacaatggtcattatggccaaacagttctatttttgtttcattagaccagaggacatttctacaaaaagtacaatcttcgtccccatgtgcagttgcaaaccgtagtctggcttttttatggtggttttggagcagtggcttcttccttgctgagcggcctttcaggttatgtcgatataggactcattttactgtggatatagatacttttgtacctgtttcctccagcatcttcacaaggtcccttTGCTgtcgttctgggattgatttgcgacaaagtacgttcatctctaggagacagaacgcatctccttcctgagcggtatgacggctgcgtggtcccatggtgtttatacttgcatactattgtttgtacagatgaacgtggtaccttcaggcgtttggaaattgctcccaaggatgaaccagacttgtggaggtctacaatttatttctgaggtcttggctgatttcttttgattttcccatgatgtcaagcaaagaggcactgagtttgaaggtaggccttgaaatacatccacaggtacacctccaattgactcaaatgatgtcatcatttcagcttctaaagccatgtcatcattttctgaaatttttcaagctttttaaaggcacagtcaacttagtgtatgtaaacttctgacccactggaattgtgatacagtgaattataagtgaaaaaaactgtgtgtaaacaattgttggaaaaattatttgtgtcatgcacaaagtagatgtcctaaccgacttgccaaaactatagtttgttaacaagaaagtggagtggttgaaaaaagagtttttatgactccaaccgaagtgtatgtaaacttccgacttcaactgaatgaatatatacacatacatacatacatacagtgagggaaaaaagtatttgatcccctgctgattttgtacgtttgcccactgacaaagaaatgatcagtctataattttaatggtaggtttatttgaacagtgagagaataacaacaacaaaaaacagaaagacgcatgtcaaaaatgttataaattgatttgcattttaatgagggaaataagtatttgaccccctctcaatcagaaagatttctggctcccaggtgtcttttatacaggtaacgagctgagattaggagcacactcttaaagggagtgctcctaatctcagtttacctgtataaatgacaccagtccacagaagcaatcaatcaatcagattccaaactctccaccatggccaagaccaaagagctctccaatgatgtcagggacaagattgtagacctacacaaggctggaatgggcaagcagcttggtgagaaggtgacaacagttggtgtgattattcgcatatggaagaaacacaaaataactgtcaatctccctcggcctggggctccatgcaagatctcaccttgtggggcatcaatgatcatgaggaaggtgagggatcagcccagaactacacggcaggacctggtcaatgacctgaagagaactgggaccacagtctcaaagaaaaccattagtaacacactacgccgtcatggattaaaatcctgcagcgcacgcaaggttcccctgctcaagccagcgcatgtccaggcccgtctgaagtttgccaatgaccatctggatgatccagaggaggaatgggagaaggtcatgtggtctgatgagacaaaaatagagctttttggtctaaactccactcgccgtgtttggaggaagaagaaggatgagtacaaccccaagaacaccatcccaaccgtgaagcatggaggtggaaacatcattctttggggatgcttttctgcaaagggaacaggacgactgcaccgtattgaggggaggatggatggggccatgtatcgcgagatcttggccaacaacctccttccctcattaagagcattgaagatgggtcgtggctgggtcttccagcatgacaacgacccgaaacacacagccagggcaactaaggagtggctccgtaagaagcatctcaaggtcctggagtggcctagccagtctccagacctgaacccaatagaaaatctttggagggagctgaaagtccgtattgcccagcgacagccccgaaacctgaaggatctggagaaggtctgtatggaggagtgggccaaaagtgtgtgcaaacctggtcaagacttacaggaaacgtatgatctctgtaattgcaaacaaaggtttctgtaccaaatattaagttctgcttttctgatgtatcaaatacttatgtcatgcaataaaatgcaaattaattacttaaaaatcatacaatgtgattttctggatttttgttttagattccgtctctcacagttgaagtgtacctatgataaaaaattacagacctctacatgctttgtaagtaggaaaacctgcaaaatcggcagtgtatcaaatacttgttctccccactgtacatacatagatacatacattatatatatatattataaatatattacatcttggcagcgttatcagaaagcacaacATTGATTTTCAGtgctacgcagacgatacacaactttacatttctgtgtcaccagaggattttagctccacagacaaattattagactgtattagtgatttaaatacttggatggctcacaacttcctccagctaaatcaagacaagcctgaggtacttattgttggagccaaagcacagagacaGAATCTAGCCACACATTTTAATTAATGGGCAATTAAGATAAACCACCAGGTAAAATACCTctgtgttattttagattctgaactaaatTTCAAATACACATTAGGAacgtgaccaaaatagcttttaccacctgaggaacactGCCAAGATGCGGCCGTTTTTcactcaggctgatacagagactcatccatgcttttattacaagcagccttgactactgtaatgctctcctgtctggtctgcccaagaaagccattggtcaactgcaaaagcacacattacaccggttttaaggtctctgcactggctgcctgtgagttttagaatacaTTTTAAGATTTTTCTATTGGTTTTAAAACAATCCACGGTTGTGCAccgcaatacatgtcagacatgtacCCAGTAGGTCACTCAGGTCCtttggcactggccttttaactatcccaaagcctaggaccaagaggcatggagaggcagcctttagttattatgcccccagcctctggaatagcctgccagagaacctgaggggggccgaaactgtggacatatttaagagatcttaaaacatatttttagcttttcttttccttagggtgctttttagttgttcagtttgtgtcattattttgtgttttatcttatgtttgttgtgttgtctggttcaccccagacttgactgcccttgaccagaacaaaaacatcctgtggcgtactacattagcatcgaacagcccccgcgatatgcaacttttcagggaagtcaggaaccaatatacacaatcagttaggaaagcaaaggctaactttttcaaacagaaatttgcatcctgtagcactaactccaaaaagttttgggacactgtaaagtccatggagaataagagcacctcctcccagctgcccactgcactgaggctaggaaacactgtcactaccaataaatctacgataatcgaaaatttcaacaagcattttgctacggctggccatgctttccacctggctacgcctaccccggccaccagctctgcaccctccactgcaacttgcccatgcccccccacttctccttcacccaaattcagatagctgatgttctgaaagagttgcaaaatctggacccctataaatcagctgggctagacaatctgaactctttctttctaaaattagccgccgaaattgtcgcaacccctattaccagcctgttcaacctctctttcgtatcgtctgagatccccagagattggaatgctaccgcggtcatccccctcttcaaagggggtgacactctagatccaaactgttacagacctatacccatcctgccctgcctttcgaaagtatttgaaagccaagttaacaaacagatcaccgaccatttcgaatcccaccgtaccttctccgctatgcaatctggtttccgagctggtcatgggtgtacctcagccacgctcaaggtcctaaacgatataataaccgcgatcaataaaagacagtactgtgcagccgtcttcattgacctggccaaggcttttgactctgtcaatcaccgcattcttattggcagactaaatagccttggtttctcaaatgactgcctcgcctggttcaccaactacttctcagagagagttcaatgtgtcaaatcggagggtctgttgtctggacctctggcagtctctatgggggtgccacagggttcaattctcgggccgactctattctttgtgtatatcaatgatgtcgctcttgctgctggtgactctcagatccacctctacgcagacaacaccattttgtatacatctggcccttcattggacactgtgttaacaaacctccaaacgagcttcaatgccatacaacactccttctgtggcctccaactgctcttaaacgctagtaaaactaaatgcatgctattcaatcgaacgctgtttgcacccgcctgcccgactagaatcactactctcggcgacTCTGACTTAgattatgtggacaactacaaatacctaggtgactggttagaccgtaaactctccttccagactcaaattaagcatctccaatccaaagttaaatttagaatcggcttcctatttcgcaacaaagcctccttcactcatgctgctaaacatgccctcgtaaaactgactatcctaccgatccttgacttttttttttacaaaatagcttccaacactctactcagcaaattggatgtagcctatcacagtgccatccgttttgtcaccaaagccccatatactacccaccattgtgacctgtacgctctcgttggctggccctcactacatattcatcgccaaacccactggctccaggacatctataaatcacttctaggcaaatccccgccttatcttagctcattggtcaccatagcaacacccacccgtagtatgcgttctcactggtcatccccaaagccaacacctcctttgttcgccattccttccagttctctgctgcaaatgactggaacgaactgcaaaaatctctgaagctggagacgctcatctccctcactatctttaagcatcagttgtcagagcagcttacaatcactgcacctgtacacagcccatctgtaattagcccacccaactacctcatccccatattgttatttacattgttatttattttgctcatttgcaccccagtatctctatttgcacatcatcttctgcacatctatcactccagtgttaatactaaattataattattttgcactatggcctatttattgccttacctccataacttactacatttgcacacactttatatagattttctattgtgttattgactgtacgttttgtttattccatatgtaactctgtgttgttgtttttttttaccgcactgctttgctttatcttggccaggtcgcagttgtaaatgagaacttgttctcaactggcctacctggttaaataaaggtgaaataaaaaatacagtaaagtagtaaatatttcagatttttttttaatagtaaaaaaaatgttttcctgtaaagcacattgcgttacattccatgtctgaaatgtgatgTATAAATAAagcatgatttgatttgattctttgAGAGAAACGTTAGAAAAcagcaagctaactagctagttagttagtgcGTTAGTTAGCAAGCAATGTAACTAACTAGCACTGTGCATTAGCTATTGGTAACTActagctacagctagctagcttactTAGCTAACTGTTCAAATTACTTTTTATCATTTTGGTGATAAAAATGTACAGGATTTCAGTGGGTGTTTCGAGAACTTTCTGAAAAGTTTATTGTTGTGAGATTAGCTACAGTACTTAGCCAGCTAGTTTCTATTTTATACAAATTTACTCACTGTAGCTTCGTTCAAATAAACATGAAGAACAAAATGACAGCGGGGAATCAATTATATTGCACGTTACCTTAAAATATGATATGCTTGGTAAACGGACTGAATGCCTGATTGAAGAAGAGTTTGTGATGCTAGTTCAGCTTGATTCTTCTGTCAATTCGATGGCATGCTCTTCCTGTTCACCTTGGGCCTGACAACATCTTTCCTGTATTTCTATTGGCTCATACTCTTTAAGCAATCCCACGATTGGTAAATCCCAATGACAGTCAAACAAATGACCTAACTGTTCAAACCAataatgtatataaaccctggattgcagaGTATGTATTGGCCCTTGAGacgctttgaagccaccggtcggccatattggcactccccagtaggagcagtcctgcATAGGAATTAATGTAATTCTACAGTATATCAAATGTTTCAAAGactaaattacatgtatttaagtatttgtgttgttgtagtggggacagtaacagtcATCTCTAAAAATTATacttaaaataaaatgtttttagatatttgtaaatgtttatgtttagctcacataatatcatTTAAAAGAATAATCATGGCAAAAACGAATATAGACAAATGTATTTCTGTAGCTTCTAAAATATTTTTACAATGgtggggagtgccaagatggaggcacagtGGCTACAACACAGCGCCCCAAATgtaatctagtgtatatataaatcagtGGTTCAAACATACCTCAGCGCTTCAAACACATTAATGaatttaatgaatttatatggTTGTCAAATGCATTCAAATATGCTCAAACCACACATTTATTTATAATTGAGTAAGTTATTAAGTTCTCAAAGGCTTTGAGATAATGGGATATAAAATACTTTGGGAGATCATACTCTTTATTCAATTTTTTTAGCTGAAGATCAGAGGCGCACAGAAGACTCAAACAATGGGGGGAAATCAAATTACATTTATTATTGATGCAGTCATTTCTTTTTTTGATAAGCAAATCTGTTTTTCTTTCAGTCTAAAGAAACTTTACAATATAAAGAAACATACAAAGGACATCTTTATTACCTACACAAGACACCTAAGTCCCTAAGACAAGATCTGAACTATCCTACCATGAAATACAAAGCAAACCCAAGAGACAGACTGCTTCATATAGAATACTGCCATGTCGTCAGAAAGGACAAATCTTTATATCCCCCCCCCCACAACCATCCCCCAAGTCTTCCTAATGTTACAGTATTATACATCACAATAAGTACAGAGATGGCCAACAATTGTTATACACAGAGGACTGAGAGAGGATCAGTGAGCATCAATCTTTACAACGCTATTTCATCAGGAGTGAATAGCAAGGACACAGTTTTCCCCATAAGCATTACTTTTGATCTTTAAATTTAAAATGAGGTTCTACGTATTTTTTCCTTTTAAAAGTTTGTCTTAAATTGATAAAAACCCTtcatattaaaaactgtaatatgtggtcgCATGTTTTAACGAGACGATGGCCTTTGAGCAGGCAATAACCATTCTTAGAACCAATTTGAGATTATTTCCATTGGCAACAGGGGTCAAGGACAGAGTGAGGACGCTGTAGTTCCAAGAATAAACTGTATCAATGACATCAGACATCCCCTTCACCTCTCCCTGTCCTTACAGCTAAATGAATGGTAGATTGTTTTCACATTTCCTACATGTATACTGACCAGAAACAACAGTGTTTAGGGTGCAGTTACTGCATGTTCACATGTTCAAGTAAATGTACATACATATTTCATTTTTACCACAATTTTGTTTTAGCCAACTTAAATCAAATGTCAAGCACATCGTCTCTTTATTATGAAAACATGGACAGTTCATTTATAATTTACTTTAAGCTGTATTCATTGGTAGTGACTGACATATCAAAACATGTCAATGATATCAAAATGCATTATACAGTATTTACAAAAAGGAAATTAAAGGATAGGAGGGCTCAAGAGTGTGAGGATGGGGCTGTAGGGGGCGGGTGCGGGACAGAGGGCTGTGTGCCAGTCAGTCTGCTAGAGGAACACTG
This window encodes:
- the LOC121540353 gene encoding peptidyl-prolyl cis-trans isomerase FKBP8 isoform X2, whose translation is MLDDDDIDDDPPPLEDAGGGKKTKTEVPAEDQDTGPSAPLDEWMDILGNGQLKKKVLQAGNGPDSRPTKGQNVVIHLKTSLADGTLIEEQPELSFTLGDGDVIQALDLTVQLMEMGEKALVQADAKYAYGALGSLAPEVPPSAELALEVQLLDATEAPDLELLSPQERIALAGQKRERGNVYYQRGDYAFAVNSYGFALQVTESSSKVDISPEEEEELMDVKMKCLNNMAAAQLKLDHYEAALRSCVSVLAHQPDNIKALFRKGKVLALQGEYAEAIKILKRALKLEPSNKTIHAELSKLVKKHSEQKGAEQAMYKKMLGNPASGSGGMQKHQAKSSWGVSWKWLFGATAVAIGGVALSVVIAARN
- the LOC121540353 gene encoding peptidyl-prolyl cis-trans isomerase FKBP8 isoform X1 → MTDKEEVKGAGDNTEMVLSGKKSGKASLLDSGEDFEMLDDDDIDDDPPPLEDAGGGKKTKTEVPAEDQDTGPSAPLDEWMDILGNGQLKKKVLQAGNGPDSRPTKGQNVVIHLKTSLADGTLIEEQPELSFTLGDGDVIQALDLTVQLMEMGEKALVQADAKYAYGALGSLAPEVPPSAELALEVQLLDATEAPDLELLSPQERIALAGQKRERGNVYYQRGDYAFAVNSYGFALQVTESSSKVDISPEEEEELMDVKMKCLNNMAAAQLKLDHYEAALRSCVSVLAHQPDNIKALFRKGKVLALQGEYAEAIKILKRALKLEPSNKTIHAELSKLVKKHSEQKGAEQAMYKKMLGNPASGSGGMQKHQAKSSWGVSWKWLFGATAVAIGGVALSVVIAARN